The genomic stretch ATTTAAATACTAAATTGATCATACAGAAAGTTTGCAACTATTTACCTGGAAAGGTTTATAATTTCCGGGATTCATGGGGTCCGTTAAATGTAGCAGCTTGCCATCGCAGAGCCACGAGTGCGGCACGTCCGGATATAATATTTTGGACTCTGTCAGCGTCATAATCCGAACAGGCAGTTCTTCCCTTCCCCTCCCGCTCCTCTCGTATCGCTTCACCACGTTTGATAGCGCGAAGGGCTTCACTTCTCCGTCATCGTCTTTTTTCTCTTCGATGATGCTTGAGATCACCTCatctaaaatatcacttttgtttttcttctgTTTTTTCTTTGGCTGGGTGTCACCACCTTCAGGCGCTGGTCGTATTAACAATTCCCGGAGAGTTGAGAAGTTGCCGCCTTCCTCGGAGTCTGACGAACTGGAATCGGATTTCTCCTCTTTCGTTTCCGTCTTCATCGGCATGTCGGAAAGCCAGCTCACTATCGAGGAACCAGTCTTGCCATTCTCCGATTTCACTGGAGAAGAACCGTTTGTTGGTGCGGATTCTTCTTTGACTTCTTCCTTTTTGATATTCTgcgaacaaaaatatttaattaattttatgccGTAAAcagaacaaatattaaaatattcaatggTCTATCTCTTGTCTGTCATTTCAAGTTTTTATCTCTAGTGGACACTAAAGTTTGACGCTGACCGTGTGTTACgcttaataaactttttaaggTGCTATTATACTTGTATGAAGTACTTTTATTCATATGTGAACTTATACGCAACGGAATTAATTATATTGTCAGCATAATCAGCACCTTCAACTCGCCTGATGTTACTTGCTCGCTTAGTGCGGGGCCTGTCACGGCTCTTCCAGTACTAGGTCATCACTCCAGCAACTTGGAGCCTTTTTTTCGCGGGCCACTGCCACTTTACGAAGTTATGTGTCCATTTTAAGCAATAATATATCACTTCACCGTTAATGATAGAAAACGTAAAGAAATCTGTACTTACTTCTGAgagtacttatataatattattaaggcctaacaacggcctaaacccatatTGTACGGAGACtcgtgggctggtaatgagtttATTACGATAATGATAGAAATTTCAGTactctaatttaaaattaattgcatCCAGATTCACTAATGCGGGTAGCCATGGATGGCCCAgcaacaaagcaacacttcgcagggcatccaTAAACCTAAGGCGTATTAAGCTTCATGTTGCTGGTATTACACGGGCAaccattcagaccggaacacagcattgcaaccatGCTGtatggcggcagaaataagcattgcggtaATACTCCCTCGTACGAGCTCTATCACGAAAAGCTTTCCTACTGCTAGGTAGGGTTTTTCTAGTGAGAAGCTAGTACCGATAAAgaaatgctgctaagcgatttagcattccggcaCGGTTTACGCTACGATGCGCAGTAACCGATTACggatattggtttaatatacctactgtaaTCCCTAAAAGGTGAACCTGCTATCATCTTAGaatgaggaattaaaaaaaaaaaaaaaggttagtaGATTTAATGGTTAAATTACCTTTTGCAGCGCTCTCTGCAATAGTAGTCTAGCGGCAGCGCGGACTGGAGCGGCCGGTTCACAAGACTGCCCGCAAGCGCAGGGCGGAAGCGCAAAGGCGGCTCGCACGCGATGCGcacgcgccgccgccgccgctaGCGCACCTCCCGCCGCTATCTGCGTGAGCAACAACCGCCGCGCGGGGTGTGCGCCGCCCGTGGTACACGTTAACCAACTGTGGAAGAACAGATTAATATAGATTTTAGTCAAgtttattattggatagaagcaggcaatAGTTTGCGGATTTCTACGATACACAATAGAGATATAAtaagtttatagtttaattCTTGTAATTCCGTCAACTGAAACAACTTAAATGTGTTGCTCTGTAACTACAAAGAAGcgacatttaaagtttatttcttaagtaaattcacaaatagttttttttgattaattccgttatgaacattattaaagcttattttacttaaagctcactatacatttgatgaattccttgaCAAGGTAGATtcgaagcagccagcctcgctctaaTCTACCGCAAGatggaaaaatgattgtaaatgtggatgttggaaaagagcaactagcAACATCCacatttcttgccggctcttcacggtagaatctgctttccgaaccggtggtagagtcaatacaaatatacatacttgacgtttcaaaagtgcttataaagtagacctacttgaaataaatgaaatttgaatttgaatttgcttagTATGACGCTGACCGTGCTTTACGTTTCTCAAATAAACCATATACTTTGTATCATATCATCTGACATATACTATAACAATTTAACTttgaaatataacaaaactCACCCAAAGGAATCTCTTTCGCCGTTGGGAGTGGCGCTGGTGGAATTACTCGTTTCGCTGGGAGTGTTGCCAGATTCACCGGACGTCCTtgactaaaacaaataaaattattctaattaataattaacttgaATAACACTAGTAGGATCTGCGTACAGTAAGGCTAGGAAGCACAAACTTTTTTGTAACAATTAATACACCGCCAGCTATTCAGTCATGTTACGCCGAAGATCTTGAACAGTCGTCTCTAAGTTATCTTTAAAAGATCAACTCAGTTACTACAAAATAATCATCGTAATCTCATATGGCGAAGATATCCAGCAGCCCCCTTTTTGCCATTTAATGAGGAAAGGTCAAAAATCTAAGTCGTAACACCAATCGTATACCATCATTATCGGTTGTAGATTACTATTTGTAGAGTATCTACAAACTGATAGAAAATTTTACCAGACTTGAAGCAGAGCCACATCGCTCGCTTGCTCGGGCAACAACTACACAAGTCAATAAGGAATGTCTTTTAAGAATAACtatatcagattttttttaatgcttttgtTGAACGAAAGTTCATTCTCTGGAGGTGATCACATTGTCACGAAGTCAAAATAAGAGGCAAGTCGAGAGAAATCTTCCAACTTTATAATGCACAGTGTGTTTGTTGAACACTctcaaatattattgttttattctaGTCTATTATTTTCTCTTATAACTGCCTGTCatgtgcaataaaatgtttatataatacagaTGTGGGACATAATGTAAAAGAGATACAAACCTTATAACAATCGAGGCACACGACAAAACCGCACTTTCCACACGTCCAGTGGAAGTTGAACAGCGTCGTTTCGCACACGTCGCACATTTCCCGTACGCCTTGCACTACTCGTTTCCACGCTACGGTTTTGTCTGTTGGCAAGAGAAcatgaaaatataacttttgtaCTGATTATACTGGTAGTTAGTTGGTAGAAGGAAACTGAAACTGATTGACCAAGGCTAAAAATAATAACCAGAAAAAAAGCCTAATTTTGATGATATAATAACATACAGtagaaaattcttttatttatctcattaaactaatttaaaaaactacataGTAGAACACTTCTtagttttaacaattttataaaagttgttaTAACTAAGAAGTTAGGAACGAAGGAACGAACTCAGTGGTTATGTAAAAGTTttggtactaatattataaatgcgaaagtgtgcttgTTTTTTTCGGCTCAACCATCGATTTCATCGATAAAATTTGACATATACATAACTTGCATCCTAGAGACagacataggttactttttatcctcgAAAACTATCTATACAACGTTCGCAGGGGATTAAATATAATGCTTTTGACCATTGTTTGGATTCACAGGTAAACCtatcatgaaaaaaaattgacacaGCCGAAATGGCTTGCATACTGGAGACAGAGATAGAAAAGTTTTAATCCCTAAAACTAATGGTTCACgcaagatttttataaattcaggaaataaaaaagcttagttgtatttttattggaaTCGTTGCTATAGCAatgataataagtatttttctgTTGAATATACGACTATGTACTTAGCTTTTGTTAGTGCATTATTTGTTCATCTGGCAACGAGTGTTCAGACGTGCTTACACAGCACCGTGTAAATAGTAGCGGTACACAGTAGCGGTACATTTACGTAAGCTACCTGCCTCAAGAGACACTCGACATCCTCGACGGAACTCTTTATCTTTCGAACGATATCGCAGTGGGGAAAGATTTGTGTGTAAACTTTGATTCCTCTCATGCACACGCAGTGCCGtttagttcatttatttatgtacacattaattaaaataaaagacaaaatagCTAAGTACTTTTTTACCTTCTGTTTATgaacaatttaatttactttagttttatcAATAGAACCATTTAAAGGTTCTTCATTAGGATGAAGATGTTTTCAcagttagattttatttattggttttagaCTTCAGATTCTGTATATCaaattttcatgaaaataatttattaagacAACCAAAGCCGTTTACAGAACTTTTTTTTCACACGGGAAACAACGTAATAAACACGGCCGAAGAACGCAGACAAGAGTTagtattctataaataaaagagtGAATACCTCGCAATTACAATTGAATGTACTTTAATAAGGGCGATTGATTTACAAACGGATAGACCTTTGAATGCACCTTAATACTCAAAGGCACAAACCCCCGAGTCAATAAAATCggtattaaaatagtattagGTAGATATTGTAATACAAAAAGTACGAcaagcaatgaaaatatttagTGGCTTGTAAAGAttcaacaataataattgtagggTAATTAACTATCTAACGTTTTAAAGTAATTAGTAGATTGGAACTTGTTGTGTTCATTCTACAGTTATGTAATTCGGGTCATACAAAATTTCTAAGGTCAAacatgatgaacatgatttttataaacaaatctgTTTTACATAAATCTCTAGACGAGACGACGAGATTTGTGTGAACAAAATAGTTTTTGGCACCATTAAAGTAAGTaaagaaaaattgttttatacaaataataagtgTCAGTGTCTTTCAATCTTTGTTGTAATTTCGTAGATATTCAATAATgaattatgtagaaataaaaaaaagagattacAATAATTTGCATGACAAGAGACTATTGTGTACACTTTAGTCACTACTACTACAAACTAGGAAAATTACTATAAACATTTAGACTACAGTTGTTGTGATAATAGTGCGACGTAGCTACTTTGctttgtttaataaaacattgtttGATTTTTCCCTCTccatattatttcaatttctgGTGATAATCTACAGGAAAATTGCTTTCATAAAAACAAGCTACTTTAATTTCAATGATAGGACTTCTTCGCTTTTATCTCTTgtaataattcattatttaatttccaTCTCTACATACACTCGATTTATTAACACTACAGGAAGTTTCCTGATCATAAAACAGACTGCCTTTGTTCCCATGACGAGCCTTAGCTTTGTTTTCTTGTTatcttatacaaatatattaagctgaagagttttttagtttacttgaatgcgatgatcagatttgaaatattttttttgttttggatagtccatttatcgagaaggctatatatcatctagctaagaccaataggagcatagcaacAACGAAGAATggtgttttttccttttgagagcttcagATCCGTGCGCTGCGTGAACAGTTAGTTTCGATACAATCATGTGTCAAAAAATTGTTCCccttaaaaagttacaaaaaagcCCGCAATTTTCCGTCCGTCGGTTAACGGTCTATCTTTAAAGGTTGCAATACAGTCGCGAAGGACCgctattaacaaataataatacattatttaatttctatCTCTACATTActtaacctaattttttttataaaaactacagGAAAATTGCTTTGAAAAAATCAAACTACCTTCGTTCAGATGGTGGGACTCCGCTTCTTTCTCTTGTTGTAATAATTCACAGAACTGGTCTCCGATCTCGCGCAATAGGAAACAGCTCATTTCTATGTCTAACTCGGCCGCGCCTGCCGACGATGACAGCCATAATTTCTTATCATCCTGTTACAGAAATAAGttccatttaaaataaagtttttatatgaTCTTGCTTTGGGTATTAGGAAATCCTGATACAAAATTGAACCTATACCGATATTGAATATAATACCTGGCCGTGATAATATATGTTTAAGGACAAAGCTGGTTTTAGCGAAAGATGACTGACGGAACTTCTTAATGAATAGTTAATATATGTTTAAGGACAAAGCTGGTTTTAGCGAAAGATGACTGACGGAACTTCTTAATGAATAGTGCAATCAATACTGCGAAAAGTAATAATTGTCATAGCCAAGGAAAAGGCCAGAAGTTCTTGCAATGACAAAATGGTGCTCcatatataataagatatagGGCTTTCACTGGGAAGAAAATGGTTAATCAACTGTAATAAATGGAACATTCAATTGTTGCACAACCGTGAGAATAACATTTATCAGTTTTTCACATCAGCTCTCATTGCGCGACTACCGTTTCAACAACGTATTTTGTTTTCGATTATGTAATTTGTACTGAAATACGGAGAACTTTTTGTAtagaattaattatataaattatatgttgTGCACTCAAGTGTTGgaattattattctaatatcAATTGTAAATACCAACAGCTGAACACATacacattttatacattttggTTCTATATTGTATAACCCAATAATTTTCGAAaagataatttctttaatttacaaGATATTCACCTCTTCAGCGTCCTTGTAAGGATCCGAAAATCCGGCTATAGCTAATTGCCTATTCTTGGCATACTTCAGTCTTCGGAAAGCGTAAAATCGGCAAAATATATTCGGCATGTCCTTGTCGCGCTGCGCAGGCGACCAGCGGCACTCGCGGCACTTGGCCAAGCGCGGAGCCACCTCGAAGCACGGCCCGTTCTGTAGGAACGACTCGGCTGTGGGCTTGGCGCTTGCTGCCGACGGAGCCCGGCGGGGCGGATCCTCGCGCCGCCGGCCGCCGCCACCGCGACCACCGCCACGAGCGCGGCGCCCGCGCGCTCGCCCGCCACCGCGCTTGCTTGACGTGCTACCACTACCACTACCACTGCCACCAGAGTCAGAGTCTTTATCGTCACTTTCTTTATCACTTTCACTACCACTTTCGGATGCTTTCTTCTTTTTTGGCTCATCACCTACTTTTTTTACAGTCCCTTTTTTCCGTTTAGCCTTCGGCGGTTTCCGCTTAGGCGGCGACGTTGTCTCCCGCTCCGAACTCGAACTGTCCTCCTCTGCGTCGTCGACGCGACCGTTGACTTCCTTTGGTTTTCTCGGTTTGGACGTTTTCCGCGCTCCGCGCTGGATGGATTTCGCCGCGACGGGCACTACAATGTTGGAACTGGAATCGTCCGGCTCCGACACTCGCGTGATCGTCATCGGCAGGGTGATGCAGGTTCCGCCGCCTCCCGAACAGTCTCCCTcgccgatcggcgcagtttcATGCCTCTGGAGCCACGCCTTTTTGCCTAAATGTCGAACCGTTGGCGCCGAACCATCGCGTGGGCTAGGTGAGGAGATCTTCGCCGGAGTTTCGGAATCGGCAACCATCAACGCAGGCGGCGTGACGGGTGGCGCAGGCGGCGACGACGTGGTCGGAGGTGTGCACGATATGGGCGGCGTCGAGGCAACAGGAGGAACGGGCGTTGGGGGCGCGGGACTCGCCGAGGGGGTTATATAAGGGGCGGGGGAAGCACCAGCAGCCTTTTCGGGCGTTTCTATGCTGCCATCCGCCGAAGGGACGCGCACGTCACAGGGTGGACCAGGAGCTTGAGGGGCAGGCTCGGAGCCTAGTGCTGAGAGCCTAGAACCGACGCTAGCGGCCGTAGCGATCAACGGTTCCGGCGCAGGACTGTCGAGTCGCCGTCGCTTGGCGTCAGTTGAGTCGAGTTCGAAGGCACATCGTCTTCTAGGCGATAGCCGTTCGGGGTCCTCTCGTGCGACGCCGAGATCGAGGGGTTGAGTCTGGCAAGGTGATGACGCGTTCGCGAGATCGCCATGGGCTCTGGGCGGCGGCCGGGGCTCGGGGGTCCGTGAGTGCGCCACAGGCGGCGGCCGCGTTCTCGTCGCAGGGGAGTACGCGGACGGCGGCGGGTAGGGCACGGGCGGTCTATCCGCCTTAGTGAGTTGCATCGACGCCGGCGGCTCGACCGCCATCGTGTAATGCAGGGTTGGGCCAGGCGAGTTGCTGCTTGGCTTGCCGTAGATGTGTGGGGGCGCCGGACTCGACACCTTCGGTTTGACCGGCGGTGTCTGGTAGTAGGCCGCAGGCGACCTCTGCGGCGGGGTTTGGTACACCCGCCGGCTCTTGTCCTGCGCCGGCAGTGCTGCGTGCGTCGGTGTCTGCAGCGCCGGGTGCGGGTGGGGAGGCGCGTGCGGCGACAGGCCGGTCCGGTATGGCCGCGAGGGAAGGTAGTGCTGGGACGGCTCGCTTCTAGGCTTGCTGGGATATTGATGCTTCTGTTCCAAATGTATTTGTTTGGCGTCGTGTTTAACTATCACAGATTTTTCGGTCACTAAGGGAGGTGGAGCGGGAAGGTGCTGCTCTTTGAGTTTTTCGTATCGGTAAGGTGGATAATTGTAGGGTGCAAAGTTCGGTTCACCCTTGGGGAGGACGGGGAGCTGGGGCGCTTTATCATTCTTGACGAGCGAGTGGCGTGGCGCGTGCTGCGGGTGCGGCGCCAGGGCCACGTGCGTGGCGTAGTCAGGCTGCGGCAGACGGTCGGACGCGTAGTACGTCCGATCGGGCGTCCGCAACCGATCGTGCTCCGGCGCCGCCGCACCCCGATTTGGTGCGAGACTATTCAGAAGTGACCACGATATACTCCGTTCCcgctacaaaaaataaaacagattatctagatatttaataatattttaccaattactacatattattaaaaatactaaatcaaTAAGTACAGtgacagtaaataattattcaaagttttaatttaaattaaagaacaCCATTAATAATAACCTTCTGATTAGCTAGCCTAAAAGATTCTTCGAAATGCCTCGATACTAGTTTTGAGGCAGCATTTTCTTGTTCTCTCCTTTCTTTTTCTTCCCTATCTTGCTTTTCTCGTTCCCGCTCCCTTTCTCTTTCCATCCGTTCTCTTTCTTTTTCCTTCTGCTGCTTTTCCAGCATCTCCCGTTGCTCCTGTTCCCTTCTTtccctgtaaaaaaaataacagtatgTAAGACAATGATATACATTtagtaaacttataaataactgGTTAAATCATCTTGCACTGGCAATGCAGACTATAGGGGTTGTAACATCTCAGTAGATTGATCTTAACACAATCACCTACAGTAAGATTCATTTGGATTAAGATGTCAATGCATCAAGACATTGGAATGCGCTAAAGTAGGTCAAGGTCACGCAGAAggccaataaaaaaacattgtatgtTGCCtacatatttttacttttcacaATCTGTATGCTATAAAAATATCCGGTACTTTTCAat from Pararge aegeria chromosome 15, ilParAegt1.1, whole genome shotgun sequence encodes the following:
- the LOC120630092 gene encoding lysine-specific demethylase 3A isoform X1; this encodes MAFRYREDLVGKRFLSVSGVSKINVNKVSEWGWKAGVIRAASLKDNKNKELQVLVEYDGVDWQRREWVPVYSRRTFRVFLVERTLVWAPRKLEKEEVKWPALTFTPLSADVTLQADAQPVEFLHDRLLQFMDYASLQPYQEWDPCLAGSEAGVDSPTLSALTAEAAEWRTIQDGQRILTTTPSVLGGCRAQVYRVAGATQWYTAVIVGVNEHTGELTVTDDTVLEEHSEDPSLVQMRLLGDGVIESIMRGEVVGVMPRRSRSNLQRVERESTKSPATTNTRKKTGVKNNGQITTVEPPPQPAGSSPEREPIEINKKGVAESVSASGDVVAVSEENKCVKEETKAEVCSKSVVEVHSAVSAGADGVGSAVASEEDDCVIVCARDADDRSDSGVSGVRSGGSASSVEEWRGMAHGYGGGPPPPLLHLPPPPPPTLYPSELLWKQRYQPPIHPQLHHAIGDEYIAAATFDRERHERLLRDFQELSRERREQEQREMLEKQQKEKERERMEREREREREKQDREEKERREQENAASKLVSRHFEESFRLANQKRERSISWSLLNSLAPNRGAAAPEHDRLRTPDRTYYASDRLPQPDYATHVALAPHPQHAPRHSLVKNDKAPQLPVLPKGEPNFAPYNYPPYRYEKLKEQHLPAPPPLVTEKSVIVKHDAKQIHLEQKHQYPSKPRSEPSQHYLPSRPYRTGLSPHAPPHPHPALQTPTHAALPAQDKSRRVYQTPPQRSPAAYYQTPPVKPKVSSPAPPHIYGKPSSNSPGPTLHYTMAVEPPASMQLTKADRPPVPYPPPSAYSPATRTRPPPVAHSRTPEPRPPPRAHGDLANASSPCQTQPLDLGVAREDPERLSPRRRCAFELDSTDAKRRRLDSPAPEPLIATAASVGSRLSALGSEPAPQAPGPPCDVRVPSADGSIETPEKAAGASPAPYITPSASPAPPTPVPPVASTPPISCTPPTTSSPPAPPVTPPALMVADSETPAKISSPSPRDGSAPTVRHLGKKAWLQRHETAPIGEGDCSGGGGTCITLPMTITRVSEPDDSSSNIVVPVAAKSIQRGARKTSKPRKPKEVNGRVDDAEEDSSSSERETTSPPKRKPPKAKRKKGTVKKVGDEPKKKKASESGSESDKESDDKDSDSGGSGSGSGSTSSKRGGGRARGRRARGGGRGGGGRRREDPPRRAPSAASAKPTAESFLQNGPCFEVAPRLAKCRECRWSPAQRDKDMPNIFCRFYAFRRLKYAKNRQLAIAGFSDPYKDAEEDDKKLWLSSSAGAAELDIEMSCFLLREIGDQFCELLQQEKEAESHHLNEDKTVAWKRVVQGVREMCDVCETTLFNFHWTCGKCGFVVCLDCYKSRTSGESGNTPSETSNSTSATPNGERDSFGWLTCTTGGAHPARRLLLTQIAAGGALAAAAARAHRVRAAFALPPCACGQSCEPAAPVRAAARLLLQRALQKNIKKEEVKEESAPTNGSSPVKSENGKTGSSIVSWLSDMPMKTETKEEKSDSSSSDSEEGGNFSTLRELLIRPAPEGGDTQPKKKQKKNKSDILDEVISSIIEEKKDDDGEVKPFALSNVVKRYERSGRGREELPVRIMTLTESKILYPDVPHSWLCDGKLLHLTDPMNPGNYKPFQDQWKRGQPVIVSDVSSLLDKDLWSPESFSRDFGDTRVDIVNCASGLVVPNQPARKFWDGFELAAKRLRDERGAPMVLKLKDWPPGEDFAELLPARFDDLMRALPLAEYTARSGKLNLAARLPECFVRPDLGPKMYTAYGGAGGTTNLHLDVSDAVNVMVHASAPADAPERAREAARAAEEAGVDVLSRRRARVKPPAALWHIYAARDADKIRDLLVRAELESGARPRAQHDPVHDQTWYLDAALRERLYREYGVEGYAILQCPGDAVFVPAGAPHQVRNLLDCVKVAEDFVSPENVSRCFELAQQFRRLSRQHANKEDKLQIKNIVYHAVKDSLCCLEEALAVQ